The sequence TCCTGATGCCACCAGAGGCACAGAAAGTTGAATCTACCTTACGTAACCTGGGTATGGGTAACGTAGTAGACAAAGCAATCCTCTCTATGAACAGAGGTGCTGAAGAAGCAGCAAAATCCGCGACTCCCATCTTCGTAAATGCCATCAAACAAATGAGTATTACAGATGCTATCGGGATTCTGAGAGGTGGCAATAACTCAGCAACTGAATATTTTAAACAAAAAACCACCGCTGAACTGACCAACGCTTTCAAACCCGTAATTGAAGCAGCACTGAAGAAAGTGGATGCGACCAAGTATTGGAGTGATGTATTCTCCCTCTACAACAAATTCTCCAGCACCCCCGTTAATACCGATCTTTCTGCTTACGTAACCGAAAAAGCAATTTCTGGTATCTACATCGAAGTCGCTGCTGAAGAAGCAAAGATCAGACAAGATCCTGCTGCACGCGTAACAGATCTGCTGAAGACTGTCTTTGGTAGTACGCTGGCCCAGACTGGCAATAAATAAACTTTGGTTTTTTTATTTTCCGACCAGCGCCGGAGAAATACCCCCCCCAAAAAAAAACGCTGCTGATAGGAATAACCGTCAGTACCGCACCCGCAAAAATAAGAGGGGCATCATTAATAAATGAAGCTCCTGATAAACGCATAAAATGGAATCTGGCTCCACCAGGTATCCGAATAAAACAGTCATGAAAGAGGGAATTCACCAACGGGGAATGAAAACCATTTTCAGAAAAAGAGGGTGTATCTACATAGAATACACCCTCTTTTTTTCGTCTATTATATAAGCACTTTCTCCGTTACTCTTTCCACCGGAATATTTTCTTTTGGCTTCCCTATAATCGTCCCAAACCCCGCATCATTTGTAAAATACTTCCACACCCAATTAATCAACACCACAATCCTATTCCTAAACCCAACCAACGACATCAAATGCACAAACATCCATATCAGCCATGCCCTAAATCCCTGCGTCCTGATCTGCTTGTTAAACACCATTAAATCCGCCACCGCATGGTTCTTCCCAATCGTCGCCATCGTTCCCATATCATTATACTTAAACGGCTTCGGCTCCTTTCCAGCCTCCCATCTCATAATATTCTTCCCTAATAACTTCCCCTGCTGTATCGCCGGCTGTGCCAACATCGGATACCCATGTGGCATCTCCTCCGTTACCATCGCCGCTATATCTCCAATCGCAAACACGTTATCATAGCCCACTACCTTATTATATTCATCCACCTTTACCCTCGTATCCTGCATACACTCCTCAGACAATCCTTCCACTGGCAAACCAGACACACCCGCAGCCCATACCAACGTTCTCGTACACAACTGCTCTCCCGTACTCAACTTCACTGCAAACCCATCATAAGAAATCACCCTTCTGTTCAACCACACCCGCACCCCTAAATCATTCAACATCTTCAAAGACTCTCTCGATGCCGCCGGCGACATCCCCTTCAATATCTCCCCGCCACTCTGAATCAGATGTATATCCATCTTCACAAAATCCAACTCTCTATAATCCTTCGGAAACACATGTCTTTTTAACTCACTCAGCGCCCCGGCTATCTCAACCCCCGTAGGCCCGCCACCTACAATCACAAAATCCATCAGACTATTCAACTGCATTTCATCCTCTACCTGCAACGCCTTCTCAAAATTGCTGATAATCGTATTCCTCAATAACAACGCATCTTCCAGGCTCTTAATACTAATCGCCCTGGCCGCAATCTCTTCATTCCCATAAAAATTCGTGGTAGCACCCGTCGCAATCACGAGGTAATCATACCGGATCAATCCAATTGAAGTCTCTACCGTCTGATTTGCGGTATCAATTTTCTTCGCCTCCGCCATGCGGAAAAAGAAATTCGATTGTTGTTTGAAGATTTTGCGGTAAGGCGCTACAATAGAAGGCGCTTCCAGGTTGGTAGTAGCTACCTGATACAATAATGGTTGGAAGGTATGAAAGTTATGTTTGTCTATCAGCACCACCTGCAAGTCTGTTCCGGCAAGGGACTTCGCTAATTCCATCCCTCCAAATCCTCCGCCTATGATCACTACTCTTTTCTTACCTGTTGTTGCTATTTTCGTTTGACTTAATAAGACCACGCTATTGAATTTTAGACTGTGAATCAATGATATGGCAAACTGCCGGGCACAATTTGATACCAAAGATAGTACCATTCGACTAATAGCCGTCCTTGTAGAATTCCCTATTATTGTTTATATTATCGGGTTTATAGCATCAATTCTATTATTGGTAAAGAAAACGAAATTACTTCCCCGGAAGGCAACTCCCTACTCACATCCACTATCCCATCTTACAACATCAATTCTATCACCGGCAACGTAAATGGCGGCTTCTTCTCCGGCAGCATCAACACCAGATCCTCCCCATTTTCCACTCTCTTTATCTCCGAAGCATCATGCAGAAACTGTGCGTATTTTACCTTACCCTTATATCCTTTTAACACTAATTTCCCACCCGCATATTCCATCAAATGAATATAAAGCCTCTTAGACGAAGGATTATAAGTGAGCAAACTATGCGCAGGCGCCTGATAATCCCCCGGCGCCTGCTGGCAATTATAAATAGCCCGGTCATTAAAATGCATCCATTGCCCAATAGAATCCAGCGCCCGTGTCGCTCTATAATCAAATACCCCTCTAGCCGTAGGCCCTACATTCAGAATCAGGTTCCCACTCTTACTTACAGAAGTGATCAGCAAAGTAAGCAGCTGTACATTTGTCTTCCAGGTATCCTCATCCCTATAATACCCCCATGAACCAGAAAAGGTCTGGCAGGTCTCAAAGGGCAATCCATCATAATTACTTTTTAGTTCTTCCGGTTTCACCTGTTCCGGGGTGGCAAAGTCAGCCCCATCAGGCACACCTCCCAGATCAAGCCGGTTATCTACTATAATATTGGGCTGCAGTTTCCGGATCATTTTAAGCAAGGCGAGTGACCCCCAGTCATCCTTACCCTTTCCATGAGCGCCCGGGTAGGAGAAGTCCAGCCAGAGAATATCTATTTTCCCATATTGAGTCAGGAGCTCTGTAATCTGGTTGCGCATATACTGGCGGTATTTCTCCATATCCCGGCCTTTGTTCAGCCGGGCATACGCTGTATCATTAGCGGGCCGCTGAGGATGGTGGTTATCTATGGTAAAATCAGGATGATGCCAATCCAGCAGGGAATAATAAAACCCTATTTTAATCCCTTCCGCCCGGAAAGCGGCTACAAATTCTTTGACAAGGTCCCGGCGGATTGGGGTATTAGTGGATTTATAATCCGTGTATCTGGAATCAAAGAGACAGAATCCTTCATGGTGCTTGGTAGTGAGCACAGCGTATTTCATGCCTGCTGCTTTGGCTTGTCTGGCCCATTCTTTAGGGTTAAATAAATCGGGGTTGAACTGATCAAAATAAATCTGGTACTCCTCATTTGTGAGCCGCTCGTAGTTTTTTACCCATTCATGCCTGGCAGCTTCAGCATATAAACCAAAATGGATGAACATGCCAAACCGGGCATGGGTCCACCATTCCATTTTTTGCGCAAAACAACAATTTGAAATAAGGAGTAAGAGAAAGGTAAATCTGGCAAACATAAAGTGGGATTTTCCAAAAGATAAGATTTTTATCTTTTGGAAAATCCCATATTTCTAATCAGGCGAGTAGTTCGCCCTGTATATGCCTTTCAACTGGTCAATAAAAAATTCCTTCAGTTTGCATCTCACGCCGTTGGCGTTTAAAACCTCCTCTTCCTCACCCGCTCAGGATCTATATAAGGCGTATAATACGCACACAAATTCAGCAATATCATCATCGCCGAAAAGAAAAACAACCCCATAAACAATGCTATAAACAAATGCAGACAAACAATCGCCCCCAACCACCACATCCGCGTCACCCGTACATTCATCCCAATACAATATGCCATCTCCAATATTATCGTACCCCAGCCTGCTATCAAAAAAAACGGTGTATTCACTAAAAAATCCAGACTAAATAAACTATAATAATTATGACTATGCAAGGTCTTCCACAATGCCTCCCCATTCCTCCATGTCACCCCAATCACCTTATCAAACCCCGAAAAGAAATAAGCAATACATAAGTGCGCCTTTAATAGAATTAACCAATGCTCATGCGCTGGTGCAATGATGAATTTTCGCAACCGGTTATCTACCGAATAAATATAACCCACAGGAAATATACAGCAATAGAACAACGCGAATGTAGTATACCCATCCACCCCATACTCATACAAATGAATAGACTTCAATAACAATAATTGCAAAAACAACGACAACACCGCACTCACCCTCGTACAAAACCCAAGGATCAGACTCACTAATGCCAATGGATACGCAATCCTGCATATCCATAATAATGTCTCATATCGTATACCCACATAATGCTGCAGGCTGATAAGGGTAGGACTGAAATGATCCGTAGCTGTATCCATTATATCAGGGTATATATACCCTTTGAATGAATACAACATATCAAAATCCGGCTGTATCGCCAGAAAATGTAACAAAGCAAAACCTGCCATATTCACCCGGAAAAAGAACAACCATCCGGGATAGGTCTTATTGTGCATGTGGCGTCAGACTATAGGTTCCCGTCACTAATTTCGTCAGCAGGTATTCCTTCGGGGTACCAGCACGCACCGCCTGCAGGGTAGGGAACTGCAATACATTGTAACTTAAAATTACGGTACTATCCACACAGCCATGCTGCTGAAATAAAGTGACGGCGATATTTTTAAAGACAAGGTTATTATATTCTCCAAGTAATCCTCCGGGCAGACTATCATGTGCATCCGGCTTAATAAAATCATCTGTCAATGCATTGGCCATTGAAAAAAAACGCAGCGATGTCTCGTACGATCTGAAATCCGCCGTAATAGGCGTACCGCCACATTCCCCGATCAGCATTCCATTAGACCGTACATTAATGCCAAAAAAACCATACCCGGTTTCTGCTCCGGTATAGCGACCGTAATATCGTATCGCCTTTGCCTCCAGGAATGGCGTCAGTTTGCGCACAACATAAGACTCCTCCGGCGTATGATGAAACTCATGATACGCCTTGTAAGCACTGACACTATTGATGATGATGATAAAGAGAAGGTGTGCTGCCATCCAGCCATACAAACTTCGTCTGCGAAACAGTACGATGGCTGACCGATTGTCTGCCAGCCATCGTTTTAGCCAGTTACTTGATGGCTGGTGCATAACGGTTCATGATCTCGTTTGCTTTGATCACTTCTTCCGGCAGTGTCTTGATCTGCTTCCAGAAAATGAACTTGGTAGACACCCAATCTTTGTAAATTGAATTGTCCAGAATACCGCCCATCTTTCTGTTCAGCGGATTGTCGGATCCAATGGTGATTGCACCACGACCGAAATCCTTGATGCCATAATGTTGTGCTACTACACGTTTGATTTCTTCCTGATCTGCTACAGATACACGCTTTGTAGCAACTTTGGAAACAGTGTAAAGGTGTGTGCTGACGCGCTTAACGCCTGATACCTGCTGGAATGAGAATGAGAAAAGCAGGAGCACAGGGGCGCACAATGAAAGCAGTAGAAGCTTTTTCATACAGTGAGATTTTTGGGATTAATTTGAAGGCAAGGTAGGGGATTTCAATTATATAACAATCAAGTATTTATACGCATAATACCAGAAACAAAAAAGAGGGTGCATCATAAATGAATAAAACCTACGGGAATCGAATAAATAGAAACCTGGCTCCATTAGGTATCTGAATAAATCATTCATGAAAGAGGGAATTCTCCAACGGGAAATGTAACCCATTTTCAATGAAAAAGAGCGTGTATCAAAAGAAAGATACACGCTCCTGGCCGGGTCCTGCAAACAGCTTCCTGAAATTGCCGCATTGCCCTACAAACAGCCTTTGAATATATTTACTCCGTTTTCAAACTCCTCACCGGATTCATCGTAGCCGCCCTGATCCCCTGAAAACTCACCGTCAATACCGTTATCAGCAACGCTCCTCCACCTGCTGCCACAAACGCCCACCACGGCATATCTGTACGATATGTATACCTTGCCAGCCACGCCTGCATCCCCACATGTGCCAGTGGCATCGCTATCAAAAATGAAATCGCTACCAGTATAATAAACTCCCTCGACAACATCCCCCATAAATTAAATATAGAGGCCCCAAGTATCTTGCGTATCCCTAACTCCTTCGTACGCTGCTCCGCCATAAACGAAGCCATCCCAAACAATCCCAGGCAGGAAATAAATATCGCCAGCAATGCAAAGATCCCTGCCAGTTTTCCAACCCGCATCTCATCCTTAAACTTATCCGCATACTCCGCATTCGCAAATCTGTAATTCACAGGACTATCCGGATCATACTTCCTGCACACTTCCTCTATCAGCGCCACTGCCTCTACCGGACTACTCTTCGGGTTAATCCGTATATTGACATAATTATCCCTGAACCGGTCCTTGATATAAAATATTGTCGGTGCCACCGGCTCATAAGGATTTGCCATCACCATATCACGTACTACTCCTAATATCTTAAATTGATGATCCCCCCATGTAATAAACTGCCCCACAGGATCTTTCAGACTCATATATTCCACCGCACGCTGATTGATCACCAAACCATCAGAATCTGTCAGCATCCCGGCATCAAAATTACGCCCTGCTGTAAACTGCCAGCCCACCGCCTTTCCATAGCCAAAAGTCACCCCGATATTCGCAAAATCTACCGTCATATTAGGGTCTTTCCCCGTCCAGCGAATAGAACTCGTATTATTATTGACTGTCGTTGTAGCACTGGTGGAAAACGCGACTTCTTCGATCTTTCCAGATGCCATCAGCTCATGTCTGAACGCCTCAAAATGATTCGCAATTGCATCCGTTATCGTCGGCAATGTTACCAGGCCTTCTCTGTCATATCCCACTGGCCGGTTGCGCGCAAACTGAATCTGTTTAAACACCACGATCGTTCCAATGATTAACGTAACGGATACACTAAACTGCAACACCACCAGTACCTTCCTCGGCATAGCAGCCAGCTTGCCCGCCTTGTACGCACCTTTCAATACCTTCACCGGTTGAAAGGAAGATAAATAAAACGCCGGATAACTACCCGCTATCAACCCTGTCACTAATGTAAATGTCAACCCCACCACCCAAAACAAAGGATTCGTCCATGGCAGCACAATTTGTTTATCTGCCACCTCATTGAACGCCGGCAATAAAATCAACACGAAAACAATCGCCAGTATATAAGCAATCACTGTTACAAACAACGACTCTGTAAAAAACTGTGCAACCAGCTGATGCCGCAACGAACCTACTGATTTACGAATACCCACTTCCTTCGCCCGCTTCTCACTCCTCGCTGTACTCAGGTTCATAAAGTTTATACATGCCAGTAACAATACAAACACCCCGATGATGCCAAACAACCATACATACTGCAAACGATCACCCGTCGCCACACCATTCTTAAATTTTGAATACAGGTGCCACTTGCTCATAGGATGCAACAATATCTTAGGTGCATACGGTTTAATAAATGCATCCGCTTCTTTCATGGCCACATCCCCGATTTTTGCATTCACCATATTCATATCCACATGATCCGCTAGCTGTACGTACAATTGATAAGAATTATCCCCCCACTCATTTTTCGACCTGGGCTTTACCAGTGTGGGATTATTGACATAATACGCCCATGGCGCTATAAATGAAATACCGTTAAAAGTACTGTTATATGGAAAGTCTTCATACACGCCCGTCACTTTAAAACTCTGTTCATTATCCAGTTTCACCAATTGTCCCATCGGATCTGCATCTCCAAACAACGCTTTCGCCACCGTCTGTGACAACATCAACCCATTTGGGTCTGCCAGCCCTTTCTGATCGCCCCGCAGCATTTTCAGACTAAACATCTCTGGTGCTGACGCTTCCATAAAATTCCCGTTCTGCAACAACTTTTTTTCACCCACTGCCAGTATATGCCCCCAGTTCCAGGAACTCAGTGCCATATTCTTAAAATAGGTGCCATAATGCTCCTTCAATGCCGCTGGCAAAGGAATACTAATCGCCCTGCCGGTCTTCACCTCTCCATTAAATACCTGGCTCTTGTATACCTGTGCTATCTGTTCATAATGCTCCGGAAACTGGTCATAGGTAAACTCATCCCTGATCCATAATCCAATGAGCATCGCCACCGTCATCCCAACAGATAATCCGGCAATATTGATAAAGGAATGTACCTTGTTTTTAAACAGGTACCTGATAGCCATTTTTATGTAGTTCCTGTGCATAGTGTCGGGTTAAATGATTGCTGAGGAGGAAAAATCCTGCCAGAAAGATTGGTGCTCATTTTCAATTAATTATAAACAGGCCCCTGTCCGCTTTTGGAACACTGGTGTCCGGGTCCGGTCTGCGGCCGATGTAACTCCGATACCCAAAGTCACTTCAATCTCCAACCATCCTGTAAGCCACCTTTTGGATGCAAAGCCAGACCGAAACTATGAGCATGTTAACACCGCATTAACCTATCTGTATGCTCCTCCTCCTTATCTTCGATTCAACACCCTGTAGCATGAAAATAAATATCAGAAAAATCGGAAATGCCGGAGTTTGTGTAGAATTACCTATGCTCTCAGCCACCCCACTCGTCAGGTTATGGAAGGAACGCATGGTAACAGACCTGTTACTCACTGCCTTTTCAAACAGACCCGCCACCATCGTATCTGTTAATCCTGCTCCAGATGCTATCGGGTACGAATTTCCCTACCAGTTAGTCGTCTCGGGAGGCAACAGCTACCTCGTCAACATGATGGCAGGTTGCGACTACCATGACCTGGTGAAAATAGGAGAGAGCCCCGATATGACCATGGGATTACTAACTGTAGCAGCTGGTACGGACAATTATCAGTTTAAAACCTATTTCCCTCATACAGAAGATACCTTATTAAACGTTACAGATGAACTGTTTGTATGCAGTCCCGATGGCTACCGTGTATACTGGTTGAATCCAAACCGTGAGTACTCCGAAATCCTTGAAGCCATCAATGATATCGCCGCTTTTTATGAATTAGTTACTGCGTATTAAATTAGACTTCCTAACTATATCTAAATAAATGATATAATTATTAATTAATCATTAATAATTAAAAATATGCCTGTTTAAACAACAGATTCAAATTTTTTTTATAATTTCGGGTTGTTTGTAAGTAATTAACCTATTTCGTTAACCGCATTACCATATCAATTATTGAGAGAATGGCTTTATATACCCAAACCTCTGTATCAATAGGAGATGAACAATTCAGGCAATTTCATTCCGTTCACCTGAAACAGTCCATGACAGGGCATCACGCACTGGAAATCAAAATTGGCTTTGACTGGCTACTTAAATTAGGAAAAGATCCTGTCTCGTCCGGACAATCCTTTTTAGGTAAAGAAGTACGCATGACCGTCGAAAGCATGGAAGGTACCGGCAATGGTACACCACTGTCTTTTAATGGTATCGTCACCGCTGTAACTTTTGGAAAGGAAAGCAATGCGATCAACGGTCATTGCACCATTTACGCATCCAGCCCTACCATACTG is a genomic window of Chitinophaga sp. LS1 containing:
- a CDS encoding NAD(P)/FAD-dependent oxidoreductase, with the translated sequence MVLLSQTKIATTGKKRVVIIGGGFGGMELAKSLAGTDLQVVLIDKHNFHTFQPLLYQVATTNLEAPSIVAPYRKIFKQQSNFFFRMAEAKKIDTANQTVETSIGLIRYDYLVIATGATTNFYGNEEIAARAISIKSLEDALLLRNTIISNFEKALQVEDEMQLNSLMDFVIVGGGPTGVEIAGALSELKRHVFPKDYRELDFVKMDIHLIQSGGEILKGMSPAASRESLKMLNDLGVRVWLNRRVISYDGFAVKLSTGEQLCTRTLVWAAGVSGLPVEGLSEECMQDTRVKVDEYNKVVGYDNVFAIGDIAAMVTEEMPHGYPMLAQPAIQQGKLLGKNIMRWEAGKEPKPFKYNDMGTMATIGKNHAVADLMVFNKQIRTQGFRAWLIWMFVHLMSLVGFRNRIVVLINWVWKYFTNDAGFGTIIGKPKENIPVERVTEKVLI
- a CDS encoding ABC transporter permease, whose translation is MHRNYIKMAIRYLFKNKVHSFINIAGLSVGMTVAMLIGLWIRDEFTYDQFPEHYEQIAQVYKSQVFNGEVKTGRAISIPLPAALKEHYGTYFKNMALSSWNWGHILAVGEKKLLQNGNFMEASAPEMFSLKMLRGDQKGLADPNGLMLSQTVAKALFGDADPMGQLVKLDNEQSFKVTGVYEDFPYNSTFNGISFIAPWAYYVNNPTLVKPRSKNEWGDNSYQLYVQLADHVDMNMVNAKIGDVAMKEADAFIKPYAPKILLHPMSKWHLYSKFKNGVATGDRLQYVWLFGIIGVFVLLLACINFMNLSTARSEKRAKEVGIRKSVGSLRHQLVAQFFTESLFVTVIAYILAIVFVLILLPAFNEVADKQIVLPWTNPLFWVVGLTFTLVTGLIAGSYPAFYLSSFQPVKVLKGAYKAGKLAAMPRKVLVVLQFSVSVTLIIGTIVVFKQIQFARNRPVGYDREGLVTLPTITDAIANHFEAFRHELMASGKIEEVAFSTSATTTVNNNTSSIRWTGKDPNMTVDFANIGVTFGYGKAVGWQFTAGRNFDAGMLTDSDGLVINQRAVEYMSLKDPVGQFITWGDHQFKILGVVRDMVMANPYEPVAPTIFYIKDRFRDNYVNIRINPKSSPVEAVALIEEVCRKYDPDSPVNYRFANAEYADKFKDEMRVGKLAGIFALLAIFISCLGLFGMASFMAEQRTKELGIRKILGASIFNLWGMLSREFIILVAISFLIAMPLAHVGMQAWLARYTYRTDMPWWAFVAAGGGALLITVLTVSFQGIRAATMNPVRSLKTE
- a CDS encoding HTTM domain-containing protein — translated: MHNKTYPGWLFFFRVNMAGFALLHFLAIQPDFDMLYSFKGYIYPDIMDTATDHFSPTLISLQHYVGIRYETLLWICRIAYPLALVSLILGFCTRVSAVLSLFLQLLLLKSIHLYEYGVDGYTTFALFYCCIFPVGYIYSVDNRLRKFIIAPAHEHWLILLKAHLCIAYFFSGFDKVIGVTWRNGEALWKTLHSHNYYSLFSLDFLVNTPFFLIAGWGTIILEMAYCIGMNVRVTRMWWLGAIVCLHLFIALFMGLFFFSAMMILLNLCAYYTPYIDPERVRKRRF
- a CDS encoding alpha-L-fucosidase yields the protein MEWWTHARFGMFIHFGLYAEAARHEWVKNYERLTNEEYQIYFDQFNPDLFNPKEWARQAKAAGMKYAVLTTKHHEGFCLFDSRYTDYKSTNTPIRRDLVKEFVAAFRAEGIKIGFYYSLLDWHHPDFTIDNHHPQRPANDTAYARLNKGRDMEKYRQYMRNQITELLTQYGKIDILWLDFSYPGAHGKGKDDWGSLALLKMIRKLQPNIIVDNRLDLGGVPDGADFATPEQVKPEELKSNYDGLPFETCQTFSGSWGYYRDEDTWKTNVQLLTLLITSVSKSGNLILNVGPTARGVFDYRATRALDSIGQWMHFNDRAIYNCQQAPGDYQAPAHSLLTYNPSSKRLYIHLMEYAGGKLVLKGYKGKVKYAQFLHDASEIKRVENGEDLVLMLPEKKPPFTLPVIELML
- a CDS encoding DUF4197 domain-containing protein, with protein sequence MKHLILVCLGILCFSTSCETSQQILQNLPTSVAGQPTSTQIAAGLKEALTIGTQNSANRLSAVNGFFANAALKILMPPEAQKVESTLRNLGMGNVVDKAILSMNRGAEEAAKSATPIFVNAIKQMSITDAIGILRGGNNSATEYFKQKTTAELTNAFKPVIEAALKKVDATKYWSDVFSLYNKFSSTPVNTDLSAYVTEKAISGIYIEVAAEEAKIRQDPAARVTDLLKTVFGSTLAQTGNK